TTAGCCAAACTACCTACCTTGGCGGTTGGAAGTCGGTTTGTATTTAACTTTAACACTATTAAATTTCTCCTCACACAACACATATCAATATTAAATTGAGTAAATAGTAACTCAAATCAGTAAATAATTCTAGTTATCCCTGCTAGGGTTAGTCCCAATAGCAACAGGGTTAACCAGTCTCCCCAACGCACGTAAAGGGTTCGACTATCTCTTAAATCCAAAGTTTGAGCGTGTAACTCATAGGTATTCAATTTGGAACGCCAGAGGGTGCGCCCGCGATGATCAATAAACGCAGAGTAACCCGTATTGGTAGCTCTAGCCAGATTGCGATCGTTTTCTATCCCTCGCATTACGTCTAGAGCGTGGTGTTGAGCTAGCATACTATTACTATAGTGAGCGTTATTAGCGGCGCTGATAATTAGTTGAGCTCCTTGGGCGGTTTGACGCCGAAAATGCTCAGCAAAAGCCGAATCATAGCAAATACCCACCGCTACTCTCCCTATGGGCGTATCTAGCAACTGATTAGGCTCTCCCGCTACCAAACGCGCTTCTAATGGGGAAAGACGATTGATCCAAGAACCTAAAATACCTTCGAAAGGGATATATTCACCCAAGGGAACTAAATTTACTTTGTCGTAACGGCTGTAAATTTCTCCTGAGGAGTTGATAGTTAAGAGAGTATTAGTAAGACGGTGATTTTGTCGAGCAAAGGTTCCTACCCAGATAGGTACTTTTTGCGAGAGAATAGCTTGAGATAAGGCTTCAGATGCGTAATCTTGATTAATTAGAAAAAATGGTAAAGCGGTTTCGGGGGTTAAAACTATATCTACTCCCTGCTTTGCCAGATTCTGGTAACCTTCAAGATAACCTGTCATCGCCTGACTCCATCCTGATGAGTAGAGTTTAATTTCGTTGGGAATATTACCCTGAATCACTCCTATATTCACGCTTTTTCTAGCTATTTGCTCATCAGGAGTGCGATAGAGCCACCAACCCCAGCCATGGAGACTCAAAGCTAACATAAGAGCAATAACTACCCAGTAAGAGCGCCCTCTATTAAGATAAGCTTCTGCGAATAAACCATTAACAGCCACTAAAATAGCAGTAATAGTAGCATGTCCAGAAAACTGACTCAATTGCAGGATAATTAAATTAGCAGGACTCTGGGTATAAGCTAAATAACTCCACCAAAAAGGCGTTAAACTCCACAAGTACTCTAAACCACACCAAATAGCCGTACCCCCCAACACTTTTAGCCAAGGTGGAGCAGAAATAGACTGTAAATAGTACATTCCCCCACTCCAGATGAGTACTAAAGTAGAACCGCAAGCGGTGAGAAATAGCCAACAAACTAGAGCGATCGCTAAACTACTCCACCAGTCTATTCCCAGCCAAGTCATAGGATGAATACCGGTAATCCAGGAAATAGCTAAACCATGATAACCCGCACCCCAAGCCAAAGAAATGAGTGGATTGAATTTTTTCTCTTGACTCAACAACACCCACAGAGGAATCAAAGCGATCCAAGCTAGATACCACATTCCTCCTGGTGCGGGTGC
This portion of the Gloeocapsa sp. PCC 73106 genome encodes:
- the lnt gene encoding apolipoprotein N-acyltransferase, with the protein product MRLKILLAIGSGLLMGLAPAPGGMWYLAWIALIPLWVLLSQEKKFNPLISLAWGAGYHGLAISWITGIHPMTWLGIDWWSSLAIALVCWLFLTACGSTLVLIWSGGMYYLQSISAPPWLKVLGGTAIWCGLEYLWSLTPFWWSYLAYTQSPANLIILQLSQFSGHATITAILVAVNGLFAEAYLNRGRSYWVVIALMLALSLHGWGWWLYRTPDEQIARKSVNIGVIQGNIPNEIKLYSSGWSQAMTGYLEGYQNLAKQGVDIVLTPETALPFFLINQDYASEALSQAILSQKVPIWVGTFARQNHRLTNTLLTINSSGEIYSRYDKVNLVPLGEYIPFEGILGSWINRLSPLEARLVAGEPNQLLDTPIGRVAVGICYDSAFAEHFRRQTAQGAQLIISAANNAHYSNSMLAQHHALDVMRGIENDRNLARATNTGYSAFIDHRGRTLWRSKLNTYELHAQTLDLRDSRTLYVRWGDWLTLLLLGLTLAGITRIIY